A single Zootoca vivipara chromosome 1, rZooViv1.1, whole genome shotgun sequence DNA region contains:
- the LOC118089073 gene encoding pleckstrin homology-like domain family A member 2 — MKGPAAASPSDVIREGELEKRSDSLFQLWKKKAVVLSKDSLSLFSPEAGKARGGGGKELRFGSIQKVDCVERTGKYVYFTIVTTDRKEIDFRCPGESCWNASITMALIDFQNKRAIEDFKSRQEAAEHAAAATRDRRLARAP; from the coding sequence atgAAGGGCCCGGCAGCCGCGTCGCCGTCGGACGTGATCCGCGAGGGCGAGCTGGAGAAGCGCAGCGACAGCCTCTTCCAGCTGTGGAAGAAGAAGGCGGTGGTGCTGAGCAAGGACAGCCTGAGCCTCTTCTCGCCCGAGGCCGGCAAGGCccgaggcggcggcgggaaggaGCTGCGCTTCGGCTCCATCCAGAAAGTGGACTGCGTGGAGCGGACGGGCAAGTACGTGTACTTCACCATCGTCACGACGGACCGCAAGGAGATCGACTTTCGGTGCCCGGGCGAGAGCTGCTGGAACGCCTCCATCACCATGGCGCTCATCGACTTCCAGAACAAGCGCGCCATCGAGGACTTCAAGAGCCGCCAGGAGGCCGCCGAGCACGCGGCCGCCGCCACTCGGGACAGGCGCCTCGCGCGCGCGCCCTGA